Within Chloroflexota bacterium, the genomic segment CTCCCAGTGGGGGAGGAGAGAAACGGCGAGCGAAGCGAGCCAAAGTGGGGCAAGGACGTTTTCCACGACAAGGCAGCCATTTCTACACATTTTGCTTGCACCCCCGCGAAAATTCACCGCGAGAGGGGCAACCTCGCGCCGCGGCCGGGCTTTCCCCCGGCGCGGCGCGGCAATTGCGAAAGAAGAAGGCCACCAGGCGCACCTTAACAAACGTGGCTGTGTTGTATGGACAAACATCGGCACCAGCCCCCAACTCCAGTAAACGCCACCGCCGGGGGCTTGTGCCAGGCTATCCAATGAGGGAAGGTGGGGCCATGCAAAACGCGAGCAACCCTGAACACCCAACACCGTTTCTCACACAGTTTCTGGCAGGCGTGCGGGCAGGCTTGCCGGTAGCGGTGGGCTACGTCCCCATCGCGATTGCTTTCGGGGCGCTGGCGACCAAAGCACATCTTTCCCCCTCAGAGGCCGTGCTTATGTCAGCGCTGGTTTTCGCGGGTGCCAGCCAGTTCATGGCTGTAGGGATGATGGTGAGCGGCGCGGGCGGTCTGCAGATTGTCATCGCGACGCTTTTCATCAACCTGCGTCACCTGATTATGAGCATGGCCGTCCATCACACGGTCGAGGAAACCAACCGGCCGTGGCGTGCCTTGCTTTCCTTCGGCATTACCGACGAAACCTTCGCGCTTCTCACCCTGCAGAACGCCAACGCCCAGGGCAGCCCCACCCATTTGTTTGCCGCCGGCTTGATGGGGGTGGCCTACGGGGGCTGGGTAGCAGGAACAGCCATTGGGAGTTTCGGGGCCGAAATGATTCCCCCGGCCGTGAGCGCCTCAATGACTGTGGGGCTTTATGCAATGTTCATCGCGCTGCTAATGCCCCACGTACGGCGCTCGTGGCGGGTGGCTTTCATCGCGGGAAGCAGCATGGCGCTGAATGCCGTGCTGGTTTCCTTTATGAGCACCGGCTGGGCCATCGTGGTTTCCACCACGCTGGGCGCTTCACTGGGCCTGCTGGCAGGGGAGGCAGAGGCATGAATTCCACCACCGTCGTGATCATAGTCGGCATGGCATTGGTCACTTACATCCCCAGGTTGTTGCCGGGGCTGTTGTTTGAACACTACCACATGCCCGAAAGGTTCAAGCGGTGGCTCCAAAACATTCCCTATGCGGCATTAGGCGCGCTCATCTTTCCGGGCATCATCCACACGGAAAACCCTTTGCTGGGCATCATTGGCGGAGTGACGGCCGTGGTGCTGAGTTTATTCGATTTGCATCTGGTCATCGTGATGACGGTCACGATTTTTGTTGCTTTTGTGGCGTCGTACTTGCTGTAAATTTCCCGCTCACGCCACCGCCCCAGAAAGCCTGTGGGAAGGCAAGGGCAAACTGGCACGCCCCGCCCTCGGCAGCAGCCCGCTCACGCCGCGCGCCCGCGGAAACCTTCCCAATTCGGGTTACGACGCCGGGCGAAAGGCATCTGGCTCCAGGGTAATAACGCGCTCTTCGTTGTCGTAAGCCAGAATTTCCGCGTAGCGCCCCCAGTTGATGAGAATTTTACCCTGCTTTTCGGCTTCGGGTGGGGGGAGTTCCAGCGAAAGGGCCGTGTGAATCACATCCCACTTGAGGGCATGCCCCGCCGCATGGCGCAGCATTTCAATCAACCAGCGGAAAATGGGCAAGCGCCGAATGCGCGTGGCAAAAATCTCTTTCCGGGTGAGAATACTGGCCTCGCTGAACGTTTCGCCCAGGGGGGTAAGGGTAATGTCGCCGTTGTCTACCGTGGCAAAACCCAACAGTTCCAGGGCGTCGATCAATTTCAACAACGTGTCCGAATCAATGCTCAACTCCTCGGCCAACTGATAAATATCATGCGTCTGGCCAGGCGTCTCAGCGAGATATTCCACCAGACCAATGAGATCGTTCAAGCGCACATCCGGAAGCCAGCGGGTGCTGCCCGGTTTACCTGGCGCGCTCCCCAGTTCGATATGTTCCGGCTGCGTCTTGCCTGCCAGAATGCCATACACGCGGTCCACATATTCCAAAAAAGGCTGGGATTTGCGCTGGCGGGGGTGGGGCAAATCGACCTGGATTTCCGCCACCACCCGACCGGGGCCTTTATCCATAATGAGCAGGCGATCGGCCATGAAGACGGCTTCTTCGATGTTATGAGAAACCATCAAAATCGCGCGGGTGGGTATTTTGCCGCTTGCCCACAATTCCAGCAGCTCGCCACGCAGGGTTTCGGCGCTCAAAACGTCCAGGGCCGAAAACGGCTCATCCAAACACAGCAATTCGGGTTCCACCGCCATCGCGCGCGCAAAGCCCACCTTCTGACGCATGCCGCCCGAAAGTTCGCGCGGGTACGCCATTTCAAACCCATCCAGGCCCACCCGGTCCAGCAGATCCAACGTCCGGGGCACGCGCACGCGCTTGGGCACGCCTCGCGCCTTGAGGGCAATTTCCACGTTTTCCTGCACTGTCAGCCAGGGAAAAAGCGCAAAGGTCTGGAACACAATAGTCGCATGAGGGTTCACCCCCACCAACGGCTCGCCACGGTAAAGCACCTGGCCTTCCGTTGGCGGCTGCAAGCCGGTAATAATGCGCAACAGCGTGCTTTTGCCACAACCCGAAGGCCCCAGCAGGCACACGAATTCGCCTTCCTGAATGCTCAAATTGACGTCTTGCACCGCGTAAAAACGGCGCTCGCCACTGCGGTACACCTGCGAAACATGCTTCAATTGAAGAAAGGGCGTTTGGGCCATCTGTTCTACTCCATGCGGAAGCGTTCTTCAGCCAAACGATACAAACGGCGCCAGAACAATCGGTTGATCGCCACCACGGTAGCAATCATCACCAAGGTCGCTGCCAACAAGAGGGGATAATCGCCCGCTGCCGTCGCCGAAGCAATTGTCGCGCCCAGGCCCACCGTCTGAAGGGTGCGCCCCCCAAACTGGATGTACTCCGCCACGATGCTGGCATTCCATGCCCCGCCGCTGGCCGTAATGGCACCGGTCACCAGGTAAGGGAACAAAGCCGGCAAAATCAGCGTGCGCCAGCGTTCCCAGCGGCTCAACCCCAAGAGCGCCGCCGTGTAGTGCAGGTCCTGCGGAATGGTCGAAGCGCCTGCGATCACATTGAACAGCAAATACCACTGCGTGCCCATCAACATCAACAACACCGCGGCCATGTTGAGCCCGCCGGGCAAAGCCACCAACATCAACACAAACACCGGGAAAAGCGCCGTGGCCGGCACAGCCGCCACCATCTGCACAATGGGTTGCAGCCACGAGGCCAAACGCGGGTTCATCCCAATCGCCACCCCCACAGGCACCGTCCAGGCCAGTGCCACCACCAGCGCCACCCACACCCGCAATGTGGTTGCCGCCAGCCCCTGCGCAATGCCCCACCACTGCCCCAACGGGACTTCCAGCAACAGCCCAGCCCCCCTCAACGCCGCGTAGAGCACCCCCACGCCTACCAACGCGCCCATCACCCGGCCGACCCAATGCCAGCGCGAAGGTGCGCCTTCGGCTTCCTGCGAAGCGCCAAACGCCCACCGCTGCACGGTCCAGGCATCAAAACGCTCACTCACCGCGGCGAACCATTCACTCACTAAGCGCAGCACCGAAGTCTTGCGCAAGAGGTCATAAAACCATGACCGCGTCGGGTATTCGCGCTCCACCATCTCGAGGGTAAAGCGCTCCGACCAGGCAATCAAAGGTCGCCAGACCAACTGGTCAAGCGCCACGATGAGCAAAATCAACGCCCCCAGCCCCCACAAAATTGCCCGCAGGTTTCCCTGGTTGGCCGCTTCTTGCAAATAGGAACCCAACCCCGGCAAGCGGAAATCGCGTGAACCCACCTGAAAAATTTCCGCAGCCATCAAGAAGAACCACCCCCCCG encodes:
- a CDS encoding branched-chain amino acid ABC transporter permease, producing the protein MQNASNPEHPTPFLTQFLAGVRAGLPVAVGYVPIAIAFGALATKAHLSPSEAVLMSALVFAGASQFMAVGMMVSGAGGLQIVIATLFINLRHLIMSMAVHHTVEETNRPWRALLSFGITDETFALLTLQNANAQGSPTHLFAAGLMGVAYGGWVAGTAIGSFGAEMIPPAVSASMTVGLYAMFIALLMPHVRRSWRVAFIAGSSMALNAVLVSFMSTGWAIVVSTTLGASLGLLAGEAEA
- a CDS encoding AzlD domain-containing protein — translated: MNSTTVVIIVGMALVTYIPRLLPGLLFEHYHMPERFKRWLQNIPYAALGALIFPGIIHTENPLLGIIGGVTAVVLSLFDLHLVIVMTVTIFVAFVASYLL
- a CDS encoding ATP-binding cassette domain-containing protein; this translates as MAQTPFLQLKHVSQVYRSGERRFYAVQDVNLSIQEGEFVCLLGPSGCGKSTLLRIITGLQPPTEGQVLYRGEPLVGVNPHATIVFQTFALFPWLTVQENVEIALKARGVPKRVRVPRTLDLLDRVGLDGFEMAYPRELSGGMRQKVGFARAMAVEPELLCLDEPFSALDVLSAETLRGELLELWASGKIPTRAILMVSHNIEEAVFMADRLLIMDKGPGRVVAEIQVDLPHPRQRKSQPFLEYVDRVYGILAGKTQPEHIELGSAPGKPGSTRWLPDVRLNDLIGLVEYLAETPGQTHDIYQLAEELSIDSDTLLKLIDALELLGFATVDNGDITLTPLGETFSEASILTRKEIFATRIRRLPIFRWLIEMLRHAAGHALKWDVIHTALSLELPPPEAEKQGKILINWGRYAEILAYDNEERVITLEPDAFRPAS
- a CDS encoding ABC transporter permease subunit yields the protein MRQIYRTGQPLRRFSKEDMWVFLGVAALIYVGVRLALSAHATVPGPEIRLDPKVLPYYAMRSLLRMAAAYLLSLLFALGYGYIAAKHARAEQILIPLLDVLQSVPILSFLPVVLLGLTAILPRAIAVELASVVLIFTSQVWNLTFSWYQSLKTVPKEYREASRIFRFNGWLRFKSLELPFATPGLVWNSMMSWAGGWFFLMAAEIFQVGSRDFRLPGLGSYLQEAANQGNLRAILWGLGALILLIVALDQLVWRPLIAWSERFTLEMVEREYPTRSWFYDLLRKTSVLRLVSEWFAAVSERFDAWTVQRWAFGASQEAEGAPSRWHWVGRVMGALVGVGVLYAALRGAGLLLEVPLGQWWGIAQGLAATTLRVWVALVVALAWTVPVGVAIGMNPRLASWLQPIVQMVAAVPATALFPVFVLMLVALPGGLNMAAVLLMLMGTQWYLLFNVIAGASTIPQDLHYTAALLGLSRWERWRTLILPALFPYLVTGAITASGGAWNASIVAEYIQFGGRTLQTVGLGATIASATAAGDYPLLLAATLVMIATVVAINRLFWRRLYRLAEERFRME